Proteins from a genomic interval of Oncorhynchus clarkii lewisi isolate Uvic-CL-2024 chromosome 13, UVic_Ocla_1.0, whole genome shotgun sequence:
- the LOC139424469 gene encoding peroxiredoxin-1-like has product MSSGNAKIGQPAPQFKATAVVDGQFKEIQLSDYMGKYVVFFFYPLDFTFVCPTEIVAFSDQAEEFRKIGCEVIGASTDSHFSHLAWINTPRKQGGLGPMNIPLVADLTQSISRDYGVLKEDQGIAYRGLFVIDDKGILRQITINDLPVGRSVDETLRLVQAFQHTDKYGEVCPAGWKPGSDTIVPDIQKSKEFFSKQ; this is encoded by the exons ATGTCATCTGGAAACGCTAAGATAGGCCAGCCGGCCCCACAGTTCAAAGCCACCGCTGTGGTGGACGGACAGTTCAAAGAGATCCAGCTGTCTGACTACATGG GGAAGTACGTGGTGTTCTTTTTCTACCCACTGGATTTCACTTTCGTGTGCCCCACTGAGATCGTGGCCTTCAGCGACCAGGCAGAGGAGTTCCGCAAGATCGGCTGTGAGGTGATAGGCGCCTCCACAGACTCTCACTTCAGCCACCTGGCCTG GATCAACACCCCCAGGAAGCAGGGTGGTTTGGGACCAATGAACATCCCCCTTGTGGCTGACCTCACCCAGTCTATCTCCAGAGACTACGGAGTGCTGAAGGAGGACCAGGGCATCGCTTACAG GGGTCTGTTTGTGATTGACGACAAGGGCATCCTGAGGCAGATCACCATCAACGACCTGCCAGTGGGCCGCTCTGTGGACGAGACCCTGCGTCTGGTGCAGGCCTTCCAGCACACAGACAAATACGGAGAGG TGTGTCCCGCTGGCTGGAAGCCAGGCAGTGACACCATCGTCCCCGACATCCAGAAGAGCAAGGAGTTCTTCTCCAAACAGTGA